CTAATGTTGAGGATGTACTACTTTTTTTAGGTGCCTTTACCATAGTTAAACATTTAGCGTAGTCTGTTGTGAATGGTGTTGAAGATGTACCATAAGTGAAATCAGTTAAAGCTAAAAAGTCACCTGTTTCAGTACCAGTGTATGTAAAATCTGCTGCTTTTGTCCAAACATCTATTGCAACGTTAGATGTGGATGTCACAGTTGTTGTAAGTGTATTGCTTGAGCCATCTGCGTCTAAAGCACCGAAGTCAAGTGGACTGTTAACAGTTATAGCTACTGTTGGGTTTACTTTAACTGTTACTGATTGTGTTGCTGTACTTGACGTTTCTGCAAAAGCAGGGCAAACTCCCACAAACATCATGATGGCTAATGCCATTACCCCTATTATTTTTTTATTCATCATATTCTTGTCACTCCAATTATTATTAATACTATCATTGGGGTTCATAACAAAAATCGCCAGTAAAGGGAACATTTTTGTGAACTCTGTTCCATTATTAGAAATATTTTGATATATATAGTTTGCGTATTAATCCTTTCAAAGTCCGCCCATATCATAAGGACACTTCAAGGAATTCATGGAAACTGAACATTTAAAAATAGGCCATAACGTTTTAAATTTCTTATAAAAACGTTTCTCAGCTATTTAATCCATTTAAACGTTTTTTGTGAAGATCATCACATAAAATCAGTTCAATGAATTTCATGCAAAAAATTTTTAAAAAATAAGTTAAAGAGGTCCATGAATGCAAAAATAAGATTAAAAAACTTTCAATAATTAATTTAAATGATTTTTAAGGTTTTAATTTGAAAAAAGTAGATGAATTTTAATATCAAAAAATGAAAGTGTGCTCTTTCCCTAAAAATAATTTGAATCATGTTCCAGTTGATTATGTGGGGAATAAATAGAAGAAATATATTTGTTATCTTTCTTTTAATCAGTTTTTTTCTTTAAAACTGGTTAAACAGGCTGTGTGGCAGTATCAAAAATAGCAATATACTCAATAGTGGTTTGATAAGTACCTGGGCTTGTTCCAAAGGGAACAGTCAAATAGTAATTGGCACTGGTGGTAATTGGAGATAGATAAATGGTATTCCCATATATATCATAATCACTTGCAACGTAATAAACTCTATTGGAATAAGTATTATGATACCTGAAACTCTGAGTATTCCAGTATGTAACTAAATTGTAATTCGTGTTAAAAGATGTTTTTTGTAATGAACTACTTCCAAATCCGTCATACTTTAAATTGTTAATGGGTATGTTATCAGTGCCACTATCCAGATCACCTGCGGACTTAACATACAGATTAAGGCGATTGAATGAGACAAAGTCCCCCGCACAAACTTCAATAGTTGTTTGAGATGGATAAGAATTTTCAGAGTTATCAGCAAGTACAGAACCTAAATCCACTGAGCTTGGAGTTACCGTAAGTGATGTGTATGAACTAGAACTTGGTGCTGCAGCAGCTAGAGTTACCAAACTGCTAGATTTACTGGTTGTATTTGTCAATTTTGTGGTATTTGTTATATTAGTATCATTGATGGAAGAAATTGAAGTTCCAAAGGATCCGAAGGTTCCTAAAAATATTAAAAAAACCATAATCACTATTAAAACTATTTTTTCTATTTTATCCACCCCATATCATTACAACTGATTACAAAAATATTGATAAAAATACTTATTATTTTTATGGTTCTAATGAAAATTAGAATAATAATTGATTATTTAGTAATATAATCTATTATTGTATAATTACAAGGTAATAAACAGTTGTAGTGTAAGTTTCACCTGCAGATCCCATGGGTACTGTTAAATAATAATTACCATTGACACTATCTGAAACAGACCAAGTTCTCCACAATAAAACGTTTGTATACTGGAAATTCCATGATTTAACCTTATTATAATCCGTTTTGAATGAAGTTTTAGACAAACTTGAATTCGAAAATCCGTCATATTTAAAATTGTCTAAGGGTATACTATCTGAAGGACTTATTAAATCACCTGTTACTTTAACATAAAGATTTAATTTATCATTGAGCTGTTCCCATCTCCATGTAGTTTCATCTGCAGTAACATTAACTTGCGTTACTGAAGGATAAGGCAATTCGGAACCATCAGCTATCCTATTACTAAGATTTGCAGATGGGGTGACTTCTAGAGAAACATCAGCATCAGGATCAGTTGCACTGGGTTCAGGATCATCCAGGTCAGTCACAGCAAAACTGTCACTTGTAAAGTTAGTATCGTTGGTTGTATTCGTGACGTTGGTATCATTGGCAGAACTTGAAGTCCCAACAAATCCAAAAAATGTGCTGAAACCTACTATCAATACGAGTAGTAATACCAGAACCGTGCCTTCAATGTCAACCAACGAAATCACCTTTAAATATCCTCAAAACATCCTTGCATTAAACTAATTATTATCTTTTGTGGTTGTGAACAGTATAAACCTTACGGATGATGAAAAAAAGTCACACAAGTAATATCTATCCTTTGAAGGAATTTAAAGAAAAAATAAACTAAATTAAGGACTTTAAAATAAAATAAACATTAAAAAGACAATTATATCCTAAAAAATATTCATTTTCACCTTAGTTTTCAAAACTGTCCTTTGTGACAATTATCACAAAACCTTGATCATGGTGATATGGAAATGAACCTACCTTTTGGTAAATCAGTTTAAACATCAAAAACAGATAAAAAATGTCAACATCCCATTTTAAGCAAAAGAAAAATTTAAATAAAAAAAATAAGAATTTTTCAAGCGTTTTAAAATTTTCAGCTAAAAAATAAAAAAACAATAATGTGAACCTTCACATTATCTCATTGATAAGCTCAGCATTCAGTATTGAAGCCCCTGCAGCCCCCCTTATGGTGTTATGACCCACAAGGATATATTTAAGGCTTTTGGAGAACACATCATCCCTACGGATCCTGCCGACGGATACTGCCATCCCATTACCAGTGTTACGATCCATACGTGGCTGAGGCCTGTTCTCTTCTTCTCTTATGACCACTGGTGCTTCAGGTGCTGAGTGGAGGCTGAGTTTCTGGGGCATTCCCCTGAAAGATGTGAATGATTCTTTGATGTCATCCAATTCAAAGTCATCCTCCATCTCTATGAAAACTGCCTCTGTGTGGCCGTCCAGTACTGCAACCCTGTTGCATGATGCACTCAATCCGAAGTTTGCAGGGATCACAGATTCTCCATCGTACTCTCCAAGGAGGTGCAATGTTTCAGATTCCATTTTCTCCTCCTCCCCACCTATGAAGGGCACCAGGTTGTCCACAATTGCCATGGATGGAACACCGTTGTATCCTGCCCCAGATACCGCCTGCATGGTTGAGACATAGACCCTTTTGATGTTGAACTGGTCGTAGAGTGGTTTAAGGGTTAAAGTGAGTGCTATGGTTGAGCAGTTTGGATTGGTGACTATGAATCCATCCCATCCCCTGTTTTTCTGCTGGGTTTCAATGAGTTCCAGGTGCTCAGGGTTGACCTCAGGTATGACCAGGGGCACGTCTGGTTCCATACGCATTGCACTTGCATTGGATGCAACTTTCA
This genomic stretch from Methanobacterium aggregans harbors:
- the asd gene encoding aspartate-semialdehyde dehydrogenase, with the protein product MVNVGILGATGMVGQRFIQLLADHPEFEITALTASQRSAGKRYEDAVTWHLDTGIPESVKDITVVDTDPAEVKDVEIVFSALPTDTAAVVEPKFAAAGMKVASNASAMRMEPDVPLVIPEVNPEHLELIETQQKNRGWDGFIVTNPNCSTIALTLTLKPLYDQFNIKRVYVSTMQAVSGAGYNGVPSMAIVDNLVPFIGGEEEKMESETLHLLGEYDGESVIPANFGLSASCNRVAVLDGHTEAVFIEMEDDFELDDIKESFTSFRGMPQKLSLHSAPEAPVVIREEENRPQPRMDRNTGNGMAVSVGRIRRDDVFSKSLKYILVGHNTIRGAAGASILNAELINEIM